In Ooceraea biroi isolate clonal line C1 chromosome 6, Obir_v5.4, whole genome shotgun sequence, the genomic stretch AGTTGCCGTCGCGCTGCCTGGACACGCGACTGTCCCTTTTTCCCCATCAACGCATTTTTCTCTCGCATATTGTCTGACACTGTGTATATCCCCATATATGCGTATTGCGAACGAGCTTGTGACCGTTATGAGACTAAGAAGAAACGCTGGAACGCCCTTGTGTCGCGCTAGTTTCGAGCTCTGTCCGCAATTTGTTGCCAAGAAACATTGTACATTCACGGCTTGCTGTATTTTGCAATAAGGGAGCTGATGAAAATTTCCGAGCTCGAGATGGACGCAGCAACTTTGCGGTGTTCCAAGTGTCGATCctgtaaaacaaaaaatagacTAATTAAACGGATCGTTCTGTGAGATTAGGTTCCTAATTGCCAAAATCGGAGATTGGTCTCAAAATTCTGAGCagataagataattaaatccGAGATTCTTGGATCGTCTTTCATCCTTCGGAGAGGGATCATCCGTTTAGcgtctcacacacacacattgaATATTACAAATCACAAAATTTTCGAGCCACTTGGATTTTGTAACATTAGAGACATAATTCTCCAGAATGAAAATTCCCCCCTTGCCTTTTTCAGGCTCATACATCCCCTTCTTTAAGGAGTGACATTTCACTGCATTGCTGTGTCTGTTTTGCCATACCATTTATTCGCAGATTCGTTGCGCATGTCTCGTCCCGGGAATCAACGCATAATGAGATATATTTTACGGCCCACGCCACCACCGTAAACCGCGTTAAGTAAagtcaattatatttaattaacggaCGATACTTTTAGCAATTAAAGGCGCACCCAGATTATACACCTCTTGGGCATTGCATCTGTACACAGGGTAATTTCTGCGGCCCTTCATGTGCGTGTACTCACAGGGTGACTCTCGTTGAACTTAAGCGAAAGACAAGAGACAAACCAAACAAAACAAATTAAGAGAAACCAGAACTAAGAAAAAAGTTGTAGCTGTTCCAATAGTGCGGATGATGGACAGGATGAGCGACAAGGGAGAGAAAGTGAGggaatgcgtgcgtgcgcgtgaaagagagaaagagatacaactatttttccatttaatcAGCTAAAAAGAGCCTTTTTCTTCGCACAGTGAGCGCGCTGAAGGGAAACTCGGTGAACCGTGATTCCTTGAAAATTTCGTCCAGCTCCTTCTTGAGCCAGCACAATCTTTTGAATCACTTTCGAGAATCGCTGAATCGCTTGCGACGTTTCTTTCCCGTCTGCgatacaagagagagagagagagagagagagagagagatattgaGAACAGACAAAGATTTTGTAATATTCGCTACGATAATCTCCCCGCGGTATATTTGTACCTATCGTAATTGAGAATTTCTAAAGATTTTTGGATATACGCCGTGttagcgagaaagagagagagtgagagaaagaatgggagagagtgagagaaaaagagcgaaagaACGCGAAGATAACTACATTCGCCCGGTTTCGGAAACGTTATCACTTTTATCGAACGGGGAGGAGGGGGCACGGCCCGGATCACACCGCAGGACATCGTCCTCGATgaacaaacacacacacacacacacatacatacatgtagcAGTCAGATACaccacacgcgcgcgtgcacgcacgtacacacagATAACACACTGTAATGTAGTTTCGTGGCAGCTCGTACTACGTTCTTCTCGTTTCCATAGTTAAAGCAAACGTAGTAAGCGATAATAAACGGTAGCGAGTAACGATAAACAAGTAAagtaacgataacgataacttaataaatagtaaaagataataatagtcaaaagagaagaataaaaacaaaagaagaGACGTTGTACGCGGAGTGTCGCGTAGAGGGGTGGGAAAGATGAATGGTGGAGGGCTCGCCCGGTTAATTACCTCGCGAAAGCCGCGCGATGACTCCCCTATTTCCGGtgtatcgatcgatcgcaaaATCGGCGCGAAACTTACCTTAACTCACTTCTTTTCAATAcgtagaaaaagaaacatgaCTGTATACGACGATTGTTAGGATCCGGTGAGCGCGCTCGGAACGCGCAACGTCGATAGCagaaaagaggagaaagaaggaTATAAAAGCGATCAACGCGATTGTGTCGAGCGAGAAGAGACTGTAGAAAATAGCGGGTACCTTTCAGTCATGTGCCTTTGACACCTTCGGAAGAGAAACCACACTGATTAACGCACTCGAGGCCGAGAAACGATGAGGGATACGGATGGAGAACCTAAATGGAGACGTTACCTTGAGGGACTTCCTGAATCCCTTCTCTTCACGGCATTGAGTATTTCCTATTTTATCCTGAATATATTCGCGAGACGAAGGAAAAGTGGAGCTCCCTTAAAGTAACGTCTCCAACAGTTGACGGAATCCAACAATGTCGGAGATGCAAGAAAAGAGAATCagaaatgaatattattaatgaatatattgaaagagaaatttctttttagtttgctaattataattaatctccTCTCGCTTAAAtccctcttttcttcttttctcttgctCGTTTTTGCGTTTTTTGCTCAATATCATATCGTTATTGAACTCCTGATGAATCACGATGCATGAAGAGTGAAAATAATCCGTAATTTGTGACAATACAATCGGAAGTTTCTATTTTTAAGTCCTTGATTACAGTTAACGCTGACGATTATATTTTCACCgcaacttaattaaatttaatctcgATTCGTATATCTTTTCGCGTCTCGGCCTCGCTCGTTCGACGCACCTTCAAGATTATGGAAACCATGTTGCGCTTTCGCGGGCAGGATCGAGTCTTCGATTCGCGGTGATCTCGGTGAACGTGTCCTGGCGGCCGCCAATCGCTTCCGAAACCAGGGGAAACAGACTCTACGTTATTACACACATACAATATACATAGAATCTAGAGTAACAGAGAAAAGGTATGAGACGGAACTCGGCTGACAGAAGCACCGcgattgaaaatatcgtaGCGAGAACGAGATGAGCGTTAAGGGATACTAACTAacgattaataatgataaatcgtTTAAAGAGCGGGTGAGTGGCacatgagcgataattctcttttttaacGCGCGATGAGGGAGGGCGGGATAACGTGTAACAAAAGCGGATTATTttgaacgacgacgacgacgatcgacGCGTCGAGCGAAGCTCGGTTTGGGTGGGCAagggaaaaattaattaatgaagagAAACAAACTAATAATGTCCATGTTGCTAAACTTAGCGGTGAGATAGATATCGCGCATAGGCGAGACGtcttaatttaaaagaaattagtCCTTAATATAGTGAGAAtgacagagagaaagggagaacgagagggtgagagagaatgagcgagagtgagaacgagaaagagagaaagagaaagggagagaaagaacatGCATACACACCACAAACACACAGGACAGCGTAGCGTCTGCGATAAAAATCACTTAGGATAGACATCTAGATCGTTATCGTATCGAGCCCGTTCCTTCGTATGTAGAACATAGCGCGGAAAACGCCGATGATTCTGAGTGACCGCGAGGGCGGTCACTTCCGGTAAAGGAAAGAAGCGCTCTTCCTCCAGCGAGCGTCGTTTCGTCCCGCGAGAACAAGGACGCGGTGTGTGGGGTGGATCGAAACGGGATGATCAGAACGATTTCGTTAAGGGCTCGATTCCGCGGAATGATCGTTACGATCACAGATACTCCGATTGTTCCGCGGGAACAATCCAGCCTGAACTGAATCGATGTCGAGGCGACATTTCCAGATCACAAGCGATCGCGACGGCTCTACAATCTCCGCGAAATTTGAACTCCCTTCGAAATCCTGATCCGACGAGCTAACTCGTCGATTCCGATTTCGATTCCTTCGACGCCGGGTCACGGAGATGGCCCCCTGCCGATCGACGATGACTCCCGAGCGAGTTCTCCCTGTCGTTTCCCCTGTTGACAGGAACGGGGGTGGACCAATCGCCAGAGCAATAATGTTACTTTTACCGCTCTTTCGATCTGTGTGAACCTTCCGTGGTGGAGCTGTGTGGAACTCCGGCCACGTTTTCGTCGAAATTCCGGCGAATTGCCCGCGAGAGTAACAAGAGTCGAGATGGAGTTTCGATCGACGATCTAGAGAGAAATCTTGGCGTAGAAATTCGCTCGTTTCCTCGCTGACGATCTCTCGCCGGGACCGATCGGCGATCCGGCAGGCGCGAACTCGTTTCCGCGGATTTTCGTTCTCAAGCTTGGTGTACTCTCGACAGTTTTACCGTGAATCCCTCTCCGGGAACGATCACGGACGGGGTGCAATCGATCGAGAAGTGATCCTTCCTCTGACTCGTTTATTCAACGAGTGTATCCTTCGAGTGTCACGCATACAGACACATACACAGATGACAGTCAAGATTCATACATTTCCGGTATGAAGCGACTCCTCGATCGAGCGTAAAAGCGACCGTGAGTTTCAGCAGGAGTGTCCATTGGAGAGTTCCACTCTTCGAGGGCTGATTTTCTGCCGACGAGCGGTCAGTTTCGCTTTCTAGGAGCGGTACTCGACAGAACGACCCTCACGGATAGCGGAATCGAGATTGAGTCGGCAGAGAATTTCACTCTCCGATGACGGTTCGCGGTACAAACCCTCGAGAGTGCACCCTGCACAGGGTCTCAGACAagaaattgagaaataaaGGAGATCATGGAGAGCAGGGGAAGAAAAGTGACGGGGGCGAAGCgagtctttcttttttctagaGCCAACACTCACGGATACACGgacgtacacatacacacagagTAGTCACGTGAAAAGCGtaaacttaaattattataaatactatatactaaattaatattattgaatatatacCTCTTCTGTACATACAAGTAAGcgacaacaataataatgaatagtAATTGATGATCGTGTACGATGGACGAACGGTAGAACGGGGCGAACACAATAATTGCGCATTGTTTTtagcaaaagaagaaaaaaagaagaagaaaatggtGGCGACCGATTTATTAAGTTGTGTATATTAATAAGTACGattgtattgtaattataCACTTATACTCGCGGCGATACGATGATATAATTGTATGAATCcatacacatacacaacacacatacacacacgaacgcagtataaatattataaatacattatagtaacgacgacggcgatgtgATGGAGAGACAATggtgatttttattatattacgattattattattattaattattgactattaccattattattacgatCATTGCGCTATTATGGTTGTATTATACTGTATTGAGGAATATATATACCGATACGAGAACTTCATGAGTCCAATTAGACGTGAGCGTGTGCAACAGTAAGCCGAAGTAAACAATGAAGAATAAAGGCGCGTCGTGTTATTTGTACTTAGAGAGTTGTACCACTTGTATCTAGGCCAGATTATACAATCGAGGCTCGTCAGAGATTCTGCCGTGTTTCTTTCCTTCCAATCTCCAATCGCTATCACCGTCGAAACGCTGCATCGAGCCCCAAAAGGGCTCTTCGAAACGAACATTCGTCGTGCGATCGGAAACGACCAGCAATATCGATACCCGATGATCTTTTTTATTCAACAGGCGAAGGGAAgcacgtttttttatttatttgacgcAAACGTCAAAATTGTTTCAATTAATATGCGCGGATGATATCGATGTAAGTAACGTGTAATACTTCTTCTACAAGAATATCAGATGGTAGCGTGTATACTATCTTCGAAGGCTTCGAGTATCGATAATCTGGAGCATCCTTTGACTTGGGGACTTCGGGACGTaggataaatttttttcatcgacAAAAATCATCGTCGCGTGTCGTTAGCTCTTAGCCTTTTGCGAATACACCAATGTATCAAATCGCGTTTTGTCGATCGATAACTCTCTTGTTTGCATTTTGGATTTTTCTAGGGATACACATACGTACCCACaaacacagacacacacacacatatactgacacatatacacatatacacaggTCCGCTAGAAGCGACTTCGCGAAAAATGGACGAATCGGGAAATATCGATCACGATTCTTTATTTGAGAAGCCGTAAATTCTTCagcttttaaattaatgtacCATTGACTTCATAATCCTATAGATAATTATTTCCtacctttttatttatttctatttgtctaattaagaaaataaatacaaaaaatatttatttttttctaagattaaatataataatgaatatttatttaggtattagaaaattacaattttatgaattttttgttattgaCAAACATTCAAAAACGgatttattctataatatttgatcCTCTATATGGATCCTATAAATGGTgccaatattttaaaaatatataatgatcaATATAACACCATGCAGGGAAGCGTTAGAAATTTTTGGTTGAAATCGAATAAGAGCTCTTATTCAATCCTATAAAAATAGCATTCTCTCGATTCGcccgttttctttttcttgcggAAAAAAACACAGAGGAGCCGTGCGTGTCCTTTATCGTCTTGGAAAAGACGAGAGATACGAGATGCTAGACGAGAGTGATCTTCTCGCACGTACTTGTCCCGGGAGAAGTCTCGAGATTCTTTCGAGACCCAAAGATTTCTCAATTTGCAAGAGGAATCGATCCGTATATTATTTCTTGGCGAGCTGAACCAATGCTCAATGCGACGCTGCCGTTGGTCTGAAATCGATAATAAAAGAGAGCTGATGAATTACGATTTTCTTTACCTGTCTGTGTACCTATAGGCCTGTATAACGTGTATATGCAGAGAGTGAGAAAGTGGAATATAAAGGAGTAACAATAAAAGtgagaaaaaggaggaagcaGCAACAACACAAGGATACacactttttatatatatgcatgatttataagttttaatttttaatattaaaggaGATATATATACCACACACATGTTGTATGTGAatgaattattggttatttaaattgatgttttaaaatatgaaaccTGGGCTTCTCTCATTTTTCTGCGGCTATCTCCCCACCTCTACAGTGTatctacatatttttatttttacttgcaaacgatcaaaattgaattgtattaaaaataccgaAAAGAGTAATAGTACTTCgaaatgtttgaaatatattttaaagataGAAAAGTTGAGTAAATAGATTCTTCGTTCATCAGTTACATAGtgaatatatcttttaatacgAATGTCTCTTTAGTAAAAATTTGACATAGTTAGTGCGTTTAGTTGTCATAATAACTAAAcgcacaataattttaaaaatgtatattggaaaaaaaatatataaaatattcttcaaaaaTTTGAACGAGATCAAACGCATAAAATCAATACACACAAATTctgaaaatagtaaaaaattcGTAGACTTAATTCTTGAAAGGTCTTAACGcggataatataaatataatgatgaaaataaatttgaaaccAGTCGAACCAGTGATTTAGAAGAAACGATCTAAAAcacttttcaattatattatattgttattggtatcattacataattaccatCTCTTTGATCTGACTCGCTTTTTCCGCCTTTCTGAAAAATTGAGCGATCGATTCTCGAATCGATGCGATCAATTCTCGTATACGGTGCCAATTTCGCACGATCGCAATTGTCAAGTTGCGATGATCCGAACGCGTCGCAAACGCAAGTCGGAAACGCGCATTCGCGATTCCTGGACCTGAAACGTCCAAAATTCCACAAAGTTGTTAAACTGCCACGATGGCCGATGTGCTGAAGGCGTGGTTGCGCACGAGACTCGGTGTACTCATGGATCTCACCCCGGACATGTTCGGCCGCTACACCAGAGACGGCACCTTACTGGCTCAGATTCTGCATAGCTACGGTATAATCAGCAGCAGTCAATTAAGCACGATCATTCGTACCCAGGATCCGGCGGTGTCCAGAGTCAACCTGAGGACTCTGCGAATTTGGCTCAAACTGATTAACGTCACGCTGAACGATGACTGCATCAACGATATCTCTAAAGTATCAGCCATGACAAGTAGCAAAAAACTTAGAttgtcgattaaaaaaattaaaaagtaaataaaaaagaaccgTAAAAATCGGAAAggaatttaaaatgtttttactctcctattttaaacatttaaaatttttacgttATCTTTGCGCTATTAAAGAATGCTATTAAGATATAGAAATGTGCGAATTTTTCCAACCAGATCCTTTTTTAAgacggaaataaaatatcatagaaTAAATTAAGGTTTCTTGTAATTCACCCATTTTCGGTATTATCGCACAGTGCGATATGATCTTTACGTGAATGATGGCCCTTAGGGTAAAGGTGCGGCAGCCCTACAGCTTTTCTACAAGGTGTACCTAAGCCTGGAGGGCAAGGACCGATTGCACTTCATCGCTTTGCAAAAGGAACGAGAGAAGTTCACGCCGACATCCAGCAGATTCGAAGTCTGCAAAGTATCCGAGGATCCACCACCTTACCATCCACCCGAGCATCCTCTCTCGAAGCCGTTAATCAAGGCAGCTGATACCGTTTTCTGgcacagaaataaattttggacGATCACGGAGGCGTGCAGGCGGGAACGACGGCGATTCGAAGCCATCATGGAGTATCCTGTGGTCGAGCCGGTCGAGTATTTCATTCCGGAAGAGATGCCGAAACGAAAGGAGGAGAGTGAGAGGCTGGACGAGTTCGCTCGCAGGTATCCAGCGCGCAAGATGAAAAAGGGATACCAGGTGGTCGAATGTTGCCCCGGGAAGAAATCCCTGGCCATATCTTGCATCAAGGATTCCGCGGCTGCGGCGCAGTACGTCGATTCCCTGAAGAAGCGTAGTGAGAAAGCGGCTAAATCACACGAGTTGAAGCTGAAGTCGCAGGCGGCGATGATGACGGACGCGTGGGAGCAGTTGCTGAGGAAGCAAGACAGATCTTTCGACGAGGCTCTCGGCAGACGAGTATTGGATCAGTCGCGATATGAGAAGCGGATGATGAGGAAACTCTGCGAGGTGTGGGATTTGAGGAACAGGATCGTGGAGAACCGCAGGATCGTCGACGCGATGTTGCTGAGAACTATGGAAAGTGAGCATCGGTTTAGCGAGGATCGTTGTCGGGAGATAACAAAGGGAGAGACTGAAGATGTAGAAGTGGAAGCTTGCAGAATGCGCGAACTTCGCCGGAAGATCCGCGATGAGAAGGTGAGCGATGATGGATAAAATCCTTTCTaagcaattaataaaaatatgagaaagaagatgcaagaaatatttaatataaaagaatcacAAACGGACTgtgaagtataaaataaaaaatattaattagctaattaaaataagaataagaatggaagataaatttaaacatataaaaaggcaagtcaaaagaaaatattatcaaatcaGACATGAgatattctttataaaaatgaaagtaaTATTTGTCTATCTTGGATTTCAAGGAACAAATTTTGAAGTAAAACGTTTAATGCATTTCAAGGTGCGCAGGATGAGAGAAAAGCATCAAGCAATTTGTGCAGAAATTTTAAGGGATCTCACAGATATCGCTGTAAAAATTGCACAATACCGTCAAACAAATAACAGTCACATTTCGTATTCCATCTGGAGTGAATGCAGAACATTGTTCCTAAAGAGTCAGTCAATATTTGAGGACTTCGATGAGATCGTCGAGATAGAAGACAAAGGAGAAACAGAGAACGCAGAAGAAAtaaggaataaaatacaaataacgATAAGtagaaataaagtaaaaaatggaaaagatcTAACTATCGAAGAAGAATTCCAAGAGAAGCAGAGGCTGCATCGGGTGAAGGTGGAACATCGGCGAGCGCTAGCCAACACGGATTTCGAAAATTATCAAGATTTAGCCGCGCCCTGGGACAAGTTCGTGCCGGAAAGAGAACAGGAAGCCGAAGAAGCATTCAGATTGGGTTGCATTGTGTTAGGTTACATAGTTCATAGGCTGCTGGAGATTTTGTACCCTTCGCCAGTTGAAGTGGTGCCTCGTCCAGTACCGAGGGTCAAGGTCGCGGCCATTATTCTGGGTATAACGAATTTTACATTGCACGAGCAGCTTCGGGAGTTACTGAAGGACAGCGGGATTCGCCTGCTGAGGATGGAAGACGCAATCAATCATTGTCTGGAAAGGTACAAGCAAGAGATGTCGCACGTGAAGTACATCGATCTGAACATCGTTTCAGTGACGGCGAAAGACGTCAAAAGACTGGAGACTAAGAGCAAGATAGACGACCCCAGGGAGCGCCATTTGAAGAGGATGGAAAAGACGAAGGTAATGACACCTCGATCCGATGCCGTGGCTGAGGAGAAACAAACGCAGACACCTAGACAGATACCTTACGACGATACGGATTCGATTTTAAGTGACACCGCGTGTACAGGTAGAGAATTTCTTCGAATTTTTTCGATGAAATAATACCAATAATTCAATAAGATAAATCATGAAGCGTTATTATATGCTAagaaaaactgtttttaaatgtggaaaataatgttaataattatctaaatCTTAGCGATATTGATTTTCCAGTAATGGACATTAGATACattataaaactattaatcattaaatatatttctctctctctctctctctccctctctctcgctttatcATTGATCAGAATGAAAGTTAATATGATTACTATTTGCGGTATCTTTTTTTGAGTGGAGATATTTGCacaaaaatagtaataatcgATATATCAAATTTATCTGATAATATTTAGGTAAATGGATTTATGAATTTCTCATGTTGGGTCAACCGATTTCCAATGAACTGAACACCAAGATATTGATtgaatatttgaaagaaattgAAGATATCAAGGGATGGGCATTAGTAAATTATCCTAATACATATGAACAAATGGCAATGTTGGAGAAAGCGTTGACCGGTCGTGAAGTACCCCCTGACCGTAAGGTTATCAATTTTGCGGACATCAATATTGAAGATATCGATCCTTCATCACCTAGGATCGTATTTGAGGAAAATGGAATTGATGCACTTGCCATATGCAGGTGCGTTTTATTATGTCACGTAAAATTATGGCTGCATAAATAATGCCACAACAATTAATGTGAAATTCTCTCGTAacataaattcatttaataattttatattataagtctgcataaaaattttttgttatcttgttatatttcatatattaatgTTGGCTTGCTtttatttgacattttttataacaatcaaATACGATATgtgcatatacagggtgaggcacctaaaacagaccacctgaatatctcagctgttattggtgatagaaaaaaatgtgtcagaccaaacttgcatagtttcgagggacacataatttgttctaaataattttttattaggtggacgcgtagaggtcatatgaaggtcaacttcgtttttttaaatggtatgatatgtttttttacgtaccatctagtagagcgtttgaagatgcgcacattgatctacgggtcaaaatcattcaaggtcactgaaggctaaaatttctaagtgctagaactatttcatttctgagtttacggtattttcaatagcagagaactctaggcaatataagaaataatgatatgaacaactcagaacttctgggaaaagaaaaaatttctaagggctagaactttttcatttctgagtttacggtattttcaatagcagagaactctaggcaatataaaaaatatagatatcaacaactcagaacttctcggaaaagaaaaaatttctaagggctagaactttttcatttctgagtttacggtattttcaatagcagagaactctaggcaatataaaaaataatgatatcatcaactcagaacttcgcggaaaaagaaaaaaatttcgaacggctagaactttttcatttctgagtttacagtatttttaatagcagagaactctaggcaatataaagtaaattattttcccttgcagttggccttcagtgaccttgaatgattttgacccgtagatcaatgtgcgcatcttcaaacgctctactagatggtacgtaaaaaaacatatcataccatttaaaaaaacgaagttgacctaaaaactatttagaacaaattatgtgtctctcgaaaccatgcaagtttggtctgacacattgttttctatcaccaataacagccgagatattcaggtggcctgttttaggtgcctcatcctgtatatataaattgatataaatatgtacaatacTTTAATAGGCAATCTAGATTATTGCTGAATCCCATCTCTCGAATAAAAGATCCAAGTAGCACGTCAACAACATTCATGACGATCTATATCAAGGTAATGGCAAAACCAGGAACATTGGATAATCAAGAACAGCCTTGTATACCTATACCCGAAGACGCTAGCTCGATGGACGAATTCTACACTAGCGAAAACATCGCGTACAGATTTTTCTGCAGCGTTTTCGACCGTCCGGCTTTGAAGCAGTTGACTGAACTTATCATGGGACAGTTCTCCACGAAGAAATCTACTTTGGAACTGTATGAAGAAGTTTCACAAACACATCA encodes the following:
- the LOC113562087 gene encoding uncharacterized protein LOC113562087, whose amino-acid sequence is MLGQPISNELNTKILIEYLKEIEDIKGWALVNYPNTYEQMAMLEKALTGREVPPDRKVINFADINIEDIDPSSPRIVFEENGIDALAICRCVLLCHVKLWLHK
- the LOC109611337 gene encoding uncharacterized protein LOC109611337; this encodes MADVLKAWLRTRLGVLMDLTPDMFGRYTRDGTLLAQILHSYGIISSSQLSTIIRTQDPAVSRVNLRTLRIWLKLINVTLNDDCINDISKGKGAAALQLFYKVYLSLEGKDRLHFIALQKEREKFTPTSSRFEVCKVSEDPPPYHPPEHPLSKPLIKAADTVFWHRNKFWTITEACRRERRRFEAIMEYPVVEPVEYFIPEEMPKRKEESERLDEFARRYPARKMKKGYQVVECCPGKKSLAISCIKDSAAAAQYVDSLKKRSEKAAKSHELKLKSQAAMMTDAWEQLLRKQDRSFDEALGRRVLDQSRYEKRMMRKLCEVWDLRNRIVENRRIVDAMLLRTMESEHRFSEDRCREITKGETEDVEVEACRMRELRRKIRDEKVRRMREKHQAICAEILRDLTDIAVKIAQYRQTNNSHISYSIWSECRTLFLKSQSIFEDFDEIVEIEDKGETENAEEIRNKIQITISRNKVKNGKDLTIEEEFQEKQRLHRVKVEHRRALANTDFENYQDLAAPWDKFVPEREQEAEEAFRLGCIVLGYIVHRLLEILYPSPVEVVPRPVPRVKVAAIILGITNFTLHEQLRELLKDSGIRLLRMEDAINHCLERYKQEMSHVKYIDLNIVSVTAKDVKRLETKSKIDDPRERHLKRMEKTKVMTPRSDAVAEEKQTQTPRQIPYDDTDSILSDTAYLVEEWRYAVSFEIDRVRQRLDVLNAAARSDITFLLDTMGQVYHRIHHYIVERYKREIESISEMANVFCFAIEEEKAIQQELLLDGDRFVVRPNVLMFPEDPERSSVSIKEALSPLRFRMVQLGRLIDIFRRIAPRGNISERALVYVLQDLVSCDEKDCYPSSVPCAWRQLRPPDIERLIKGLFGAAERIEWREFVLYAMDLPMPTHQDILRARTAFGMQDLDSRKVVGRNEFHSTPLWFLETTLLAERNSHKDPRKDVETLPVEGFDRSNYDEVMDIMLREESRLGDRTVTDSRSKRDFIETDEGDSSSDNAILRSMLAKELLCRMYQVNRNMVHYPAMLLAFCKDEDPREGLGKAFTLAMGVRVCTNTVEGERYVEQLVKEKERIRKLKLSRDYLRQEANEITQDIVSYIMNRVDKSISMLEKMRSSDLAPKRRVMVQQLNGLDEIDPADLLPAEVIAEHLVIEDTSIFNAEQEYEATLVSISPATLEDHKENQRDERVIFWLPRNICIAVLSACLPRLALQADLFQTSLSLHEGIMRAYDELTDNELNDERDVVLAHRLVNHDFIRELLSASSNFVSKNMSDLLRSILMNRDNVTVDC